One window of Marinobacterium aestuarii genomic DNA carries:
- a CDS encoding VOC family protein, with translation MSVKPIPDGFHTATPYLAIKGAAEAIEFYKKAFGATERFRLNMPDGGVGHAEIQIGNSNIMLADECGESGFQSPATLGGSSFGLHLYVEDVDARFAQAIAAGATVLNPVKDQFYGDRLGSLKDPYGHVWFLSTHIEDLSEEEIARRAQAMFEHEG, from the coding sequence ATGAGCGTTAAACCCATTCCCGATGGCTTTCATACGGCAACGCCTTATCTGGCGATCAAGGGGGCCGCAGAGGCCATCGAATTCTACAAAAAAGCCTTTGGCGCCACTGAGCGCTTTCGCCTGAACATGCCGGACGGCGGCGTCGGCCACGCGGAAATTCAGATCGGCAACAGCAATATCATGCTGGCCGACGAGTGCGGTGAGTCCGGTTTTCAGAGCCCGGCCACCCTGGGCGGTTCAAGCTTCGGTCTGCATCTGTACGTCGAGGATGTGGATGCACGCTTTGCCCAGGCCATTGCCGCCGGTGCCACCGTACTGAATCCGGTCAAGGATCAGTTCTACGGCGATCGCCTGGGCAGCCTGAAAGATCCTTACGGACACGTCTGGTTCCTGTCGACCCATATTGAGGATCTGAGCGAGGAAGAGATCGCCCGGCGCGCCCAGGCGATGTTCGAGCACGAAGGCTGA
- a CDS encoding purine-cytosine permease family protein yields MSSTKQADLRLAAERGDAPLLPAERMWGFWEFTYANSALAIATWAFLIGGATALFVGVKAGIAAIVIGNILGVLIMALSTCVASGKYGTEQFTFLRSMFGRNGSRLVYLLAVVFLTMGWLAVLGLMFGRSIDSLAGLVTDRAAEPQGWLVYLAAFFAIGLTAFIVARGPTSIKVFNTIIAPTLVIIMGVMLYLIFSNSSMAELMALPALDEPFEDKQLNFMIAVEVNMAAGFSWWPYIGNLARLSKNERTAFWPNIVGVFGAAVLGEVVGLLAAAKFGDSDPTVWMTQIGGFAFGIVALCFVAFANVTSMANILYTSIVGLRQVVGESLRHIRWELLVVLFCIAPVIIVFTVPGIYDGFFIFLVWTSALNSALAGIGIADYFILRRQRVSLRHVFASNAQSAFRYWHGVNPAALVALVAGFAIYVWIFNPQTLDSAGIFAFISASLPSCALAAVVHMVLTRFFVARTGWGDYPQGLANSSAQRNAQDDMQPVVRAE; encoded by the coding sequence ATGTCTTCGACTAAACAAGCGGACCTGAGACTGGCCGCCGAGCGCGGCGATGCGCCTCTGCTTCCCGCCGAGCGGATGTGGGGTTTCTGGGAATTCACCTACGCCAACTCGGCCCTGGCCATTGCCACCTGGGCCTTTCTGATTGGCGGCGCCACGGCACTCTTTGTTGGCGTCAAGGCGGGCATTGCCGCCATCGTGATCGGTAACATCCTGGGTGTGCTGATCATGGCGCTGTCGACCTGCGTGGCCAGCGGCAAATACGGCACCGAGCAATTTACCTTCCTGCGCAGCATGTTTGGCCGCAACGGCAGCCGGCTGGTGTACCTGCTGGCGGTGGTCTTTCTGACCATGGGCTGGCTGGCCGTACTGGGGCTGATGTTCGGGCGCTCCATCGACAGTCTGGCCGGGCTTGTCACCGATAGGGCGGCGGAGCCTCAGGGTTGGCTGGTGTATCTGGCCGCCTTCTTCGCCATAGGCCTGACCGCCTTTATCGTCGCCAGGGGTCCGACCTCCATCAAGGTGTTCAACACCATCATAGCGCCGACCCTGGTGATCATCATGGGCGTGATGCTGTACCTGATCTTCAGCAACAGCAGCATGGCCGAACTGATGGCATTGCCGGCACTGGATGAGCCCTTTGAAGACAAACAGCTCAACTTCATGATCGCGGTGGAAGTGAACATGGCGGCGGGTTTCTCCTGGTGGCCCTATATCGGCAACCTGGCGCGCCTGAGCAAGAACGAACGCACCGCTTTCTGGCCCAATATCGTCGGCGTCTTCGGTGCGGCTGTGCTGGGGGAAGTGGTTGGCCTGCTGGCGGCGGCCAAGTTTGGGGACAGTGATCCGACGGTCTGGATGACGCAGATCGGTGGCTTTGCCTTCGGCATAGTGGCGCTGTGCTTTGTTGCCTTTGCCAATGTCACCAGCATGGCGAACATTCTCTATACCTCGATCGTGGGCCTGCGGCAGGTGGTGGGGGAGAGTCTGCGGCATATTCGCTGGGAGCTGCTGGTGGTGCTGTTCTGCATAGCGCCGGTGATCATCGTCTTCACGGTGCCCGGTATCTATGATGGCTTCTTTATCTTCCTGGTCTGGACCTCGGCCCTGAACAGCGCCCTGGCCGGCATCGGCATCGCCGATTACTTTATCCTGCGACGTCAGCGGGTCAGCCTGCGGCATGTGTTTGCATCCAATGCCCAGTCTGCCTTCCGTTACTGGCATGGCGTTAACCCCGCAGCCCTGGTGGCGCTGGTGGCCGGATTCGCGATCTATGTGTGGATCTTCAATCCGCAGACACTGGACAGCGCCGGCATCTTTGCCTTTATCTCCGCCTCGCTGCCCTCCTGTGCACTGGCAGCGGTGGTGCATATGGTTCTTACGCGCTTTTTCGTTGCCCGCACCGGCTGGGGTGACTACCCCCAGGGGCTTGCCAACAGCAGTGCCCAAAGAAACGCTCAGGACGATATGCAGCCGGTGGTGAGGGCTGAGTGA
- a CDS encoding lyase, producing the protein MSISVLWATLLLLLVVASTVAVSDSAGVNISEGNSTRIYELPAGSRPHDVAPAPDGKVWYTGQRRGVLGILEPQSGAVREVSLGQGSAPHGVIAGPDGAAWITDGGLNAIVRFDPASEAVTVFPLPPQRPQTNLNTAAFDGDGLLWFTGQNGIYGRLDPASGVMQVWDAPRGRGPYGITATPDGEIYYASLAGSYIARIDRSTGDAILIESPRAGQGARRVWSDSTGHIWVAEWNTGVLSRFDPRDSRWAGWTLPGAGPRAYAVYVDERDIIWVSDFGANAVLSFDPQTETFTSYPGSAPGAMVRQILGRAGEVWLPESGLDRLVLIRTD; encoded by the coding sequence ATGAGCATAAGCGTGTTGTGGGCCACGCTGCTGCTGTTGCTGGTCGTGGCGAGTACTGTCGCGGTGTCGGACAGCGCCGGGGTCAATATCAGCGAGGGGAATAGCACGCGGATCTATGAGTTACCGGCGGGCTCAAGGCCCCACGATGTGGCGCCGGCGCCGGATGGCAAGGTCTGGTATACCGGCCAGCGCCGCGGTGTGCTCGGGATTCTGGAGCCGCAAAGCGGGGCGGTGCGTGAGGTGTCGCTGGGGCAGGGCTCGGCCCCCCACGGTGTGATTGCGGGGCCGGATGGCGCCGCCTGGATCACCGATGGCGGCCTGAATGCCATAGTGCGCTTTGATCCGGCATCCGAGGCGGTCACAGTGTTCCCGCTGCCGCCACAAAGGCCCCAAACCAACCTGAATACCGCGGCTTTCGATGGCGACGGCCTGCTCTGGTTTACCGGCCAGAACGGAATCTATGGAAGGCTCGATCCTGCCAGTGGTGTAATGCAGGTTTGGGATGCTCCGCGGGGGCGTGGACCCTATGGCATTACGGCAACGCCCGACGGTGAAATCTACTACGCCTCTCTGGCCGGCAGTTATATTGCCCGTATCGATCGCAGCACGGGTGATGCCATCCTGATCGAGTCGCCGCGCGCGGGGCAGGGCGCGCGCAGGGTCTGGTCAGACAGTACCGGCCATATCTGGGTGGCTGAGTGGAATACCGGCGTCCTCAGTCGGTTTGATCCGCGTGATAGCCGCTGGGCTGGCTGGACGCTGCCGGGCGCGGGGCCACGGGCCTATGCGGTCTATGTGGATGAGCGCGATATCATCTGGGTCAGCGATTTTGGCGCCAACGCCGTGCTGAGTTTCGACCCGCAAACTGAAACCTTTACCTCTTATCCCGGCAGCGCCCCCGGCGCCATGGTGCGGCAGATCCTTGGCCGTGCGGGTGAGGTTTGGCTGCCGGAATCCGGTCTCGACCGGCTAGTGCTGATCCGTACCGATTAG
- a CDS encoding CsbD family protein: MNWDIVEGNWKQFKGKVKTQWGKLTDDHLDKIGGKRDALVGRIQEAYGVSKDEAEAQIRRFEDQNRD, encoded by the coding sequence ATGAACTGGGATATCGTTGAAGGCAACTGGAAGCAATTCAAAGGCAAGGTGAAAACGCAGTGGGGCAAGCTCACCGATGATCACCTCGACAAGATTGGCGGCAAACGTGACGCGCTGGTGGGCAGGATTCAGGAGGCGTACGGCGTATCCAAAGACGAAGCCGAAGCGCAGATCAGGCGGTTTGAAGATCAAAACAGGGATTAA
- a CDS encoding LysR family transcriptional regulator yields the protein MTARHYSLPNLADFDLRLLRVFHAVVHNKGFAAAQDELGVSQSTISIQIGQLEERLGMRLCERGRKGFHLTEEGQIVFDASLNLFRAVENFRGMVGNTRGQLIGDLHFGIVDAIASNQEIKLHRGIGDFARLAPEVKLHINVSSPQELLQGLMEEHYHAILSPMSRLHSSVRFIPTYLEQQRLYCGTDHALFELPDADISIEMISQCAYAGRSYMRDWQPPQALEFKHQATASHMESIALMILSGGFLGYLPSHYAAQWVDAGQMRPLMEDTLSYHEQFYLAYRKSERNRAAQAFTRCIRQQMETDPDAPKE from the coding sequence ATGACCGCTCGTCACTACAGCCTGCCGAACCTTGCCGACTTCGACCTGCGCCTGCTGCGGGTATTCCATGCCGTGGTACACAACAAGGGCTTTGCCGCCGCCCAGGATGAGCTGGGGGTATCGCAGTCCACCATCAGTATCCAGATCGGCCAGCTGGAGGAGCGCCTGGGCATGCGCCTGTGCGAACGGGGTCGCAAGGGTTTCCACCTGACCGAAGAGGGGCAGATCGTGTTCGATGCCTCCCTGAACCTGTTTCGTGCGGTGGAGAATTTTCGCGGCATGGTGGGCAACACAAGAGGCCAGCTGATTGGTGACCTGCACTTTGGCATTGTCGATGCCATCGCCAGCAATCAGGAGATCAAGCTGCACCGGGGCATCGGCGACTTCGCCCGCCTGGCGCCTGAGGTCAAACTGCATATCAATGTGTCCTCACCCCAGGAACTGCTGCAGGGGCTGATGGAGGAGCACTACCACGCCATCCTCTCGCCGATGTCGCGACTGCACAGCTCGGTGCGCTTTATTCCCACCTACCTGGAACAGCAAAGGCTCTATTGCGGCACCGACCACGCCCTCTTTGAACTGCCGGACGCCGACATTAGCATTGAAATGATCAGCCAGTGCGCCTATGCGGGTCGCTCCTATATGCGCGACTGGCAACCGCCCCAGGCGCTGGAATTCAAGCATCAGGCCACCGCCTCCCATATGGAAAGCATCGCCCTGATGATTTTGTCCGGCGGTTTTCTGGGCTACCTGCCGTCCCACTACGCCGCCCAGTGGGTGGATGCGGGGCAGATGCGCCCGCTGATGGAAGATACGCTGTCGTACCACGAGCAGTTTTACCTCGCCTATCGCAAGAGCGAGCGCAATCGCGCCGCCCAGGCATTCACCCGCTGCATACGCCAGCAGATGGAAACAGACCCGGACGCACCCAAGGAGTAA
- a CDS encoding response regulator transcription factor: MSRSQREGRGPPGQGLTLFHIQAELAATGDQVAARLSISKRTVDNHRANIRKKLNLNNAAELTRYALENGLLGEPGSGFKR; encoded by the coding sequence GTGAGCCGTTCGCAGCGGGAGGGCAGGGGCCCTCCCGGCCAGGGGTTAACCCTCTTTCATATCCAGGCTGAGCTGGCGGCCACTGGCGACCAGGTAGCCGCGCGGCTGAGTATCAGCAAGCGCACGGTCGACAACCACCGCGCCAACATCCGCAAGAAGCTTAATCTTAATAACGCGGCTGAACTGACACGCTATGCGCTTGAAAACGGCCTCTTGGGGGAGCCTGGCAGCGGCTTCAAGCGTTAA
- a CDS encoding adenylate/guanylate cyclase domain-containing protein, which translates to MRCAGCGFENPRGARFCNQCGGALARSCPSCGHTLRPAAKFCDECGAGLSHTDADVAAPADAPAPIHYTPQHLAERILAEQAAQRTRGGRGGERKIVSALFADMAGSTALIQNLDPEQVRNLIDPILALMMEAVHHYEGYVAKSLGDGILALFGAPIAHEDHPQRALYAALRMQEAMHRYADRVRLEQEIPLQIRVGIHTGEVVVRSIHTEDLRADYEPVGQSIHLASRMEGLATPGSIVVSGATHRLAEGYFEFKALGAIPVKGVAEPLDVYEVLGSGPLRTRLQIAARRGLAPFVGRQPELGQLCGALSRMQNSRGQVVGVVGEPGVGKSRLFYEFRPRAQQDCLVLETFSVSHGKAFAYLPLIELLRAYLQIGPQDDERLRREKVTGKVLTLDRRLEDSLPYLFYLLGLADANAALAQMDSQLRRQRTFDAIRQLLLRESLNQPVVVIFEDLQWLDSETGLFLDHLIEGIASSRLLLLVNYRPEYQHDWGGRSNYTQLRLDPLGQAEAQELLGSLLGGDPTLAAIKPMIMAQTEGNPFFLEEVVQTLVEEGRLLGGPGYYRLEQAPESLQIPTTVQGVLSARIDRLAADEKELLQTLAVIGKEFPWSLVQQVVDRPEGELRRLLSRLQTGEFLYERAAFPEVEYTFKHGLTQEVAYGSLLSERRNTLHERSAQAIEALFQEHLEDHCNELAHHYSRSGNISKAVEYLQRAGEQALHRSANSEAVDHLGAALELLARLPDTPERQRQELGLQLALGPVWMAIRGYAACEVETTYRRALALSQHSGDVPGQFTALFGLDAYYVVRGELQAAKDMAEQLLQLAEREQDTDFLLEAHGSVGPVLFPLGELAAARKTLEQGVALYDPRQHRSHAFLYGLDPGVLCLCYLALTLELSGEPALAYARNEEVLALARQLSHPISLAFALDYAAELHLFRQESELALSCAEAAIELSTEQGFSYWLAHGRILRAWALAAQGDQAAGIEQIRQGIKAYRATGADMFVTHFMGLLAEALARAGQTTAALPVLDDALALVAKTQERFYEAELYRLRGECLVAQVPSPGSESALALQVEDCFQRAIDIAHRQGARLLEWRGMLSLAQLQVQQNRPEEARELLKAICSAAPENDDITSVSTARALLMKLDGAG; encoded by the coding sequence ATGCGCTGCGCCGGCTGCGGGTTCGAAAATCCCAGGGGAGCCAGGTTCTGCAATCAGTGCGGTGGCGCTCTGGCGCGCAGTTGCCCCAGCTGTGGCCATACACTGAGGCCGGCGGCCAAGTTCTGCGACGAGTGCGGCGCCGGGTTGTCACACACTGACGCCGATGTGGCGGCGCCCGCAGATGCCCCGGCGCCGATTCACTACACACCACAACATCTGGCCGAACGCATCCTGGCCGAGCAGGCGGCACAGCGTACGCGGGGTGGCCGCGGCGGTGAACGCAAGATTGTCTCAGCACTGTTCGCCGACATGGCCGGTTCCACCGCGCTGATCCAGAACCTCGATCCGGAACAGGTGCGCAACCTGATTGATCCGATACTGGCGCTGATGATGGAGGCGGTGCATCACTACGAAGGCTATGTCGCCAAGTCCCTGGGCGATGGCATTCTGGCGCTGTTCGGCGCGCCCATCGCCCACGAGGATCACCCGCAGCGGGCGCTTTATGCTGCGCTGCGCATGCAGGAAGCGATGCACCGGTATGCCGATCGCGTGCGTCTGGAACAGGAGATACCGCTGCAGATCCGTGTTGGCATTCATACCGGGGAGGTGGTGGTGCGCTCCATCCACACCGAGGATCTGCGTGCCGACTATGAACCGGTGGGGCAGTCCATTCACCTGGCATCGCGCATGGAAGGGCTGGCGACACCGGGGTCCATTGTTGTTAGCGGGGCGACCCACCGCCTGGCCGAAGGCTATTTTGAGTTCAAGGCCCTGGGGGCTATCCCGGTCAAGGGCGTTGCCGAACCGCTTGATGTATACGAAGTGCTGGGCAGCGGCCCCTTGCGCACCCGGCTGCAGATCGCCGCACGTCGCGGCCTGGCGCCCTTTGTTGGTCGCCAACCGGAGCTGGGACAGCTTTGCGGGGCGCTGTCGCGGATGCAAAACTCCCGTGGCCAGGTCGTCGGGGTGGTGGGGGAACCGGGCGTGGGAAAATCACGCCTGTTCTACGAGTTCCGGCCCCGGGCGCAGCAGGACTGCCTGGTGCTGGAAACCTTCTCGGTGTCCCACGGCAAGGCCTTTGCCTATCTGCCGTTGATCGAGTTGCTCAGGGCCTATCTGCAGATCGGCCCCCAGGACGATGAACGGCTTCGCCGCGAAAAGGTGACCGGCAAGGTGCTGACGCTGGACCGCAGGCTCGAAGACAGCCTGCCCTATCTGTTTTATTTGCTGGGTCTGGCTGACGCGAACGCAGCGCTGGCACAGATGGATTCACAGCTGCGGCGTCAGCGTACCTTTGATGCCATCCGGCAGCTCTTGCTGCGCGAGAGCCTCAACCAGCCGGTGGTGGTTATCTTCGAGGACCTGCAGTGGCTGGACAGCGAAACCGGCCTGTTTCTGGATCACCTGATCGAGGGTATCGCAAGTAGCAGGCTGCTGTTGCTGGTTAACTATAGGCCCGAGTACCAGCATGACTGGGGAGGCCGCAGCAATTATACCCAGCTGCGGCTGGATCCCCTGGGGCAGGCTGAGGCGCAGGAGTTGCTCGGTTCTCTGCTGGGGGGTGACCCCACCCTGGCCGCCATCAAACCGATGATCATGGCCCAGACCGAAGGCAATCCGTTCTTCCTTGAAGAGGTGGTGCAGACCCTGGTCGAAGAGGGAAGGCTACTGGGCGGGCCCGGTTACTATCGACTCGAACAGGCGCCTGAAAGCCTGCAAATTCCGACCACCGTGCAGGGTGTGCTGAGTGCCCGTATCGACCGCCTCGCCGCCGACGAAAAAGAGCTGCTGCAGACGCTGGCGGTGATCGGCAAGGAATTTCCCTGGAGCCTGGTGCAGCAGGTGGTGGATAGGCCTGAGGGCGAGTTGCGGCGGCTATTGTCCCGTCTGCAGACCGGCGAGTTCCTCTACGAGCGGGCGGCGTTTCCGGAAGTGGAATATACCTTCAAGCATGGCCTGACCCAGGAGGTGGCCTACGGCTCGCTGCTGAGCGAACGGCGCAATACGCTGCACGAACGCAGCGCGCAGGCGATCGAAGCGCTGTTCCAGGAGCATTTGGAAGACCATTGCAACGAGCTGGCCCATCACTACAGCCGCAGTGGCAACATCTCTAAAGCGGTGGAGTACCTGCAGCGTGCCGGCGAACAGGCGCTGCACCGTTCGGCCAACAGCGAGGCGGTCGATCACCTGGGCGCGGCGCTGGAACTGCTCGCACGCCTGCCCGATACGCCCGAACGGCAGCGTCAGGAACTGGGGCTGCAACTGGCGCTGGGTCCGGTCTGGATGGCGATCAGGGGCTATGCCGCCTGCGAAGTGGAGACGACGTATCGCCGGGCGCTGGCGCTCAGTCAGCACAGTGGTGACGTTCCCGGCCAGTTCACCGCGCTCTTCGGGCTGGATGCCTACTACGTGGTGAGAGGAGAGCTGCAGGCTGCAAAAGATATGGCCGAGCAGTTGCTGCAACTGGCCGAGCGCGAGCAGGATACCGATTTTTTGCTGGAGGCCCATGGTTCAGTCGGTCCTGTACTGTTTCCGCTGGGCGAGCTGGCAGCGGCCCGCAAGACTCTGGAGCAGGGCGTCGCCCTCTACGATCCCCGGCAGCACCGCTCCCACGCCTTTCTGTATGGCCTGGACCCGGGCGTGCTCTGCCTGTGCTATCTGGCCCTGACGCTGGAACTGTCGGGCGAACCGGCGCTGGCATACGCCCGCAACGAAGAGGTGCTGGCCCTGGCGCGGCAGCTGTCGCACCCCATCAGCCTGGCATTTGCCCTGGATTATGCCGCTGAGCTGCACCTGTTTCGCCAGGAGAGCGAACTGGCACTGTCCTGTGCCGAGGCCGCGATAGAACTGTCGACCGAGCAGGGCTTTTCATACTGGCTGGCCCATGGCCGTATCCTGCGCGCCTGGGCACTGGCCGCACAGGGCGATCAGGCGGCTGGCATTGAGCAGATCCGACAGGGCATTAAGGCGTACCGCGCCACAGGCGCGGACATGTTTGTGACCCATTTCATGGGGCTGCTGGCCGAGGCCCTGGCCAGGGCCGGGCAGACCACAGCAGCGCTGCCGGTGCTGGATGATGCCCTGGCGCTGGTGGCGAAAACCCAGGAGCGGTTCTACGAGGCCGAGCTTTATCGGCTCAGGGGCGAATGCCTGGTAGCGCAGGTGCCGTCCCCGGGCTCGGAATCCGCGTTGGCCCTGCAGGTCGAAGACTGTTTTCAGCGTGCCATTGATATCGCTCACCGGCAGGGCGCCCGGCTGCTGGAATGGCGGGGAATGCTGTCCCTGGCACAGCTGCAGGTGCAGCAGAATCGGCCGGAGGAGGCGCGGGAGCTGCTGAAGGCCATCTGCAGCGCCGCGCCGGAAAACGACGACATTACTAGTGTCAGCACCGCCAGAGCCCTGCTGATGAAACTGGACGGGGCGGGGTGA
- a CDS encoding glycine zipper 2TM domain-containing protein — MKLIYGLLLTVLMLGGCETMNSPSNSSVYGRSDNRSAYDTSDSRSYGTPDYRSPDYRESGYRESDYANRNQTIYSGYGVVQSIELVRQESGANSGGGVGIGTIAGAVVGGVVGNQVGSGRGNTAATLIGAAGGAYIGHELENRQQTQTADAYSVRVRMENGSTQTLLLSNNPDLRLGDRVRISNGVIERY, encoded by the coding sequence ATGAAATTAATCTATGGATTGCTGCTGACGGTGCTGATGCTGGGCGGTTGTGAAACCATGAACAGCCCGTCCAACAGTTCCGTCTATGGCAGATCCGACAACAGATCCGCTTACGACACATCCGACAGCAGATCCTACGGTACACCCGACTACAGATCACCTGACTACCGGGAGTCCGGCTACAGGGAATCCGATTATGCTAACCGCAATCAGACCATTTATTCGGGTTACGGTGTCGTGCAATCCATCGAACTCGTACGACAGGAGAGCGGTGCCAACAGTGGTGGCGGTGTGGGTATAGGCACTATCGCCGGTGCCGTTGTCGGGGGTGTGGTCGGAAACCAGGTGGGGTCCGGTCGCGGCAACACGGCGGCGACGCTCATAGGGGCGGCCGGCGGCGCTTATATCGGCCATGAGCTGGAAAACCGGCAACAAACCCAGACCGCCGATGCCTACAGCGTCCGTGTGCGCATGGAAAATGGTTCCACTCAAACGCTGCTGCTGAGCAATAACCCCGACCTGCGCCTGGGTGACCGGGTAAGAATCAGTAATGGCGTCATTGAACGATACTGA
- a CDS encoding Crp/Fnr family transcriptional regulator, with the protein MQPVPAINRLIAALPAPEQQRFLARCEPVTLSFGEVLATPDAPLLYVYFPTESFISLTTTLNGSTLLGVMLVGDEGMLGISLVLGLNLSCLHASVLAPGQALRMETAQFCRELELSAAWRRLLQRYLYVMMGQLAQTAACNRFHLLEARLARWLLMAQDRAHSDCFHVTHEFLARILGVRRVGITKAASRLQKRKLIRYHRGDIRILDRNGLEASACSCFGSDNSLYSRIMQAS; encoded by the coding sequence ATGCAACCTGTCCCTGCCATCAATCGACTGATCGCGGCCTTGCCAGCCCCGGAACAACAGCGCTTTCTCGCTCGTTGCGAGCCGGTAACGCTGAGCTTCGGCGAGGTTCTGGCGACACCTGACGCCCCCCTGCTTTATGTCTACTTTCCGACAGAAAGCTTCATTTCCCTGACGACCACACTAAACGGGTCCACCCTCCTGGGGGTCATGCTGGTCGGGGATGAAGGCATGCTGGGCATCTCGCTGGTACTGGGCCTGAACCTGTCCTGTCTGCACGCCAGCGTACTGGCGCCTGGCCAGGCGCTGCGCATGGAGACCGCGCAGTTTTGCCGCGAACTCGAACTCAGCGCGGCATGGCGCCGTCTGCTGCAACGCTATCTCTATGTGATGATGGGCCAACTGGCGCAGACCGCGGCCTGCAACCGCTTCCATCTGCTGGAGGCACGCCTTGCCCGCTGGCTGCTGATGGCACAGGATCGGGCGCACTCGGACTGCTTTCATGTCACCCATGAATTCCTGGCCCGGATTCTGGGCGTACGTCGTGTCGGTATCACCAAGGCGGCCAGCAGGCTGCAAAAACGCAAATTGATCCGCTACCACCGCGGCGATATCCGGATTCTTGATCGCAACGGCCTGGAGGCGTCCGCCTGTAGCTGTTTTGGTAGCGACAATTCGCTTTACAGCCGGATCATGCAAGCGTCGTGA
- a CDS encoding BON domain-containing protein yields MPLLKRFPAFFLVAMLALLVGCASSAQQEGTGEYIDDTVITTKVKAAIFNEPTLKSIEINVETFKGVVQLSGFVSSHADSHRAVELARHVEGVRSVKNDMRIK; encoded by the coding sequence ATGCCATTACTGAAACGTTTTCCCGCCTTCTTCCTGGTTGCCATGCTGGCCCTGCTCGTGGGCTGCGCATCCAGCGCGCAACAGGAAGGAACCGGTGAGTATATCGACGACACTGTCATCACCACCAAAGTGAAGGCGGCAATATTCAACGAACCCACACTGAAATCCATTGAGATCAACGTCGAGACCTTCAAGGGCGTGGTGCAACTGAGCGGTTTCGTCAGTTCACACGCCGATAGCCACAGGGCGGTCGAGCTGGCTCGTCACGTCGAGGGCGTTAGGTCGGTCAAAAACGACATGCGGATCAAATGA